In one window of Nocardioides panacisoli DNA:
- a CDS encoding phosphatase PAP2 family protein, translating to MTGGEERVRRLVVLAAITFAYAVALGLVYVLTVRTDLGRAFEDAALRGAVLTSVAEAADVVLDIVSVGSLFGALAVVALIALVRLARVPGLAAVGIMVGANLSTLVLKEALLSRPDVGLEEYAPVTLNSLPGGHSTAVLSALAAVLFVLPHRLRLPVATAGGALVFLTAVATMSAGWHRAGDSVAAFLVVGGWTALAATVVVAVSEEPTHAPARSSYAARWLGAATAGALALGLVVALTLDAAAAFRDSALGQTVAFLAATLVVLGALAGVLLVTLRVLEMMESAAGASPVPTGSGRR from the coding sequence ATGACGGGCGGGGAGGAACGGGTCCGACGGCTGGTGGTGCTGGCCGCGATCACGTTCGCGTACGCCGTCGCGCTCGGACTCGTCTACGTCCTCACCGTCCGCACCGACCTGGGCCGCGCCTTCGAGGACGCCGCCCTGCGCGGTGCGGTCCTGACCAGTGTGGCCGAGGCCGCCGACGTCGTCCTCGACATCGTCTCGGTCGGTTCCCTCTTCGGCGCGCTGGCCGTCGTCGCCCTCATCGCGCTGGTGCGCCTCGCCCGGGTCCCGGGCCTCGCCGCCGTCGGCATCATGGTCGGCGCGAACCTCAGCACGCTCGTGCTCAAGGAGGCGCTGCTCTCCCGCCCCGACGTGGGCCTGGAGGAGTACGCGCCCGTCACGCTCAACAGCCTCCCGGGCGGCCACAGCACGGCGGTCCTCTCCGCGCTCGCCGCCGTGCTCTTCGTGCTGCCGCACCGGCTGCGGCTGCCGGTCGCGACGGCCGGCGGTGCGCTGGTCTTCCTGACCGCGGTCGCCACCATGTCGGCCGGCTGGCACCGCGCCGGCGACTCGGTGGCGGCGTTCCTGGTGGTCGGCGGCTGGACGGCGCTGGCAGCGACGGTGGTGGTCGCGGTCTCGGAGGAGCCGACGCACGCGCCCGCGCGGTCGTCGTACGCCGCCCGCTGGCTGGGGGCGGCCACGGCCGGTGCGCTCGCGCTGGGCCTGGTGGTGGCACTGACGCTGGATGCGGCGGCCGCGTTCCGCGACAGTGCACTCGGCCAGACGGTGGCGTTCCTGGCGGCGACGCTCGTGGTGCTCGGTGCGCTGGCGGGCGTGCTGCTGGTGACGCTGCGGGTGCTGGAGATGATGGAGTCCGCGGCCGGCGCCTCGCCGGTGCCGACCGGCTCCGGACGCCGCTGA
- a CDS encoding hemerythrin domain-containing protein, with the protein MTAIDVGRPVEGDILDLILDDHRLFEVMLRQLRDATADRDAVRRAFADVLIAHGEAEEEVVYPKLRRKAEDIGEHEVHHGHEEHAEGNEALLQVMELKGTDTESFDEAVEKLSNLVAHHLAEEELSIINPARAEVGPRVRSDLGKQWAARRNELLDANCGSLENLRRIVKQADREGLLDDD; encoded by the coding sequence ATGACTGCCATCGATGTGGGTCGCCCCGTGGAGGGCGACATCTTGGACCTCATCCTCGACGACCACCGCCTCTTCGAGGTCATGCTGCGCCAGCTGCGTGACGCGACCGCCGACCGCGACGCGGTCCGCAGGGCCTTCGCCGACGTGCTGATCGCGCACGGCGAGGCCGAGGAGGAGGTCGTCTACCCCAAGTTGCGGCGCAAGGCCGAGGACATCGGCGAGCACGAGGTGCACCACGGCCACGAGGAGCACGCCGAGGGCAACGAGGCGCTGCTGCAGGTGATGGAGCTCAAGGGCACCGACACCGAGTCCTTCGACGAGGCGGTGGAGAAGCTGAGCAACCTGGTCGCGCACCACCTCGCCGAGGAGGAGTTGAGCATCATCAACCCGGCACGGGCCGAGGTCGGGCCGCGGGTCCGCAGTGACCTGGGCAAGCAGTGGGCGGCGCGGCGCAACGAGCTGCTCGACGCCAACTGCGGCTCACTGGAGAACCTGCGTCGCATCGTGAAGCAGGCCGACCGCGAGGGCCTGCTCGACGACGACTGA
- a CDS encoding peptidylprolyl isomerase: MANQQATFKTNKGDVTVDLFPNHAPETVANFTGLATGEKDYTDDAGRSGEKFYDGLIFHRIISGFMIQGGCPLGQGTGGPGYKFKDEIHPELAFTKPYLLAMANAGPGTNGSQFFITVAQTPHLTGRHTIFGEVADQASRDVVDAIAAVPTGAMDKPIDPVVIESVEVN, encoded by the coding sequence ATGGCGAACCAGCAGGCCACCTTCAAGACCAACAAGGGCGACGTCACCGTCGACCTCTTCCCCAACCACGCGCCGGAGACGGTCGCCAACTTCACCGGCCTCGCGACCGGCGAGAAGGACTACACCGACGACGCCGGCCGCTCGGGCGAGAAGTTCTACGACGGCCTGATCTTCCACCGGATCATCTCCGGCTTCATGATCCAGGGCGGCTGCCCCCTCGGCCAGGGCACCGGCGGCCCCGGCTACAAGTTCAAGGACGAGATCCACCCCGAGCTCGCCTTCACCAAGCCCTACCTGCTCGCCATGGCCAACGCCGGCCCGGGCACCAACGGCTCGCAGTTCTTCATCACCGTCGCCCAGACGCCGCACCTGACCGGCCGCCACACCATCTTCGGTGAGGTCGCCGACCAGGCCAGCCGCGACGTCGTCGACGCGATCGCCGCCGTGCCCACCGGTGCGATGGACAAGCCGATCGACCCGGTCGTCATCGAGTCGGTCGAGGTCAACTGA
- a CDS encoding SURF1 family protein: MSARGWWTPRMVGAHLLALVCMAIAVGFGVWQWDAWQVRRDAEQVDLTQRDPVALSSVLGPDDPFPGQSVGQPVRIDGTWLPDSTVLIDGRETGGGQVGRWVVTPLTTGDRDDPAVPVVRGWVAPDEEPTPPPTGTAEVVGWLQPSEGTGAIDDDPTDDVLPQLRVADLVQRTPGDLYAAYVVLDNARTLEGGEQNTASAEMTEATLDQLPQVDRFTALRNLLYAIEWFVFAGFAGFVWWRYVRDERARDLAVAAAAAEADRPEGDAADEDTDAAPRPAER; this comes from the coding sequence GTGAGTGCACGCGGTTGGTGGACGCCCCGGATGGTGGGAGCGCACCTGCTGGCGCTGGTGTGCATGGCGATCGCGGTCGGGTTCGGCGTGTGGCAGTGGGACGCCTGGCAGGTACGCCGCGACGCCGAGCAGGTCGACCTCACCCAGCGCGACCCGGTCGCGTTGTCCTCCGTGCTCGGGCCCGACGACCCGTTCCCCGGGCAGAGCGTCGGCCAGCCCGTCCGCATCGACGGCACCTGGCTGCCCGACAGCACCGTCCTCATCGACGGCCGCGAGACCGGCGGCGGGCAGGTCGGCCGCTGGGTCGTCACCCCGCTCACCACCGGCGACCGCGACGACCCCGCCGTCCCCGTCGTCCGCGGCTGGGTCGCGCCCGACGAGGAACCGACCCCACCGCCGACCGGCACCGCCGAGGTCGTCGGCTGGCTCCAGCCCTCGGAGGGCACCGGCGCCATCGACGACGACCCGACCGACGACGTACTCCCGCAGCTGCGGGTCGCCGACCTCGTGCAGCGCACCCCCGGCGACCTGTACGCCGCCTACGTCGTCCTCGACAACGCCCGCACCCTCGAGGGCGGCGAGCAGAACACCGCCTCGGCCGAGATGACCGAGGCCACGCTGGACCAGCTCCCGCAGGTCGACCGCTTCACCGCGCTGCGCAACCTGCTCTACGCGATCGAGTGGTTCGTCTTCGCCGGGTTCGCCGGGTTCGTGTGGTGGCGCTACGTCCGCGACGAGCGCGCCCGCGACCTCGCCGTGGCAGCCGCCGCGGCCGAGGCTGACCGGCCCGAGGGTGACGCAGCCGACGAGGACACCGATGCCGCCCCGCGACCGGCCGAGCGCTAG
- a CDS encoding DUF3817 domain-containing protein produces the protein MSLFRTYQALAMVVGVLLVAGTLDAIAKYGFAEGSSVQRLGEDFDWIWMIHGWIYIVYVVVAFVLTQKALWPLSRFLLLMVAGLVPGLIFYVERQAARQLREENPELVGASPREE, from the coding sequence GTGAGCCTGTTCCGCACCTACCAAGCACTCGCGATGGTCGTCGGCGTGCTCCTCGTGGCCGGCACGCTCGACGCGATCGCCAAGTACGGCTTCGCCGAGGGCAGCTCCGTGCAGCGCCTCGGCGAGGACTTCGACTGGATCTGGATGATCCACGGCTGGATCTACATCGTCTACGTCGTCGTCGCGTTCGTGCTCACCCAGAAGGCACTGTGGCCGTTGAGCCGGTTCCTGCTGCTGATGGTCGCCGGCCTCGTGCCCGGCCTGATCTTCTACGTCGAGCGGCAGGCCGCCCGCCAGCTCCGCGAGGAGAACCCCGAGCTCGTCGGAGCCTCCCCGCGGGAGGAGTGA